The Streptomyces hundungensis genome contains the following window.
GCGCCGGGCGGCGGCCCGGTCCTCGGGGTGGTCGGTGGCCGCGTGGACGGGGGAGAGGTTGTTGACGATGCCGATCTGCGCGCCCGGCGCCGCCGCCCGGACGGCCTGAGTGGCCAGGCCGTGGCCGAGCAGGAGGTGGTAGGAGGCGCGGACCGCCGCGGTGAGGTCGGTGAGTCCGGGAGCCATCCTGCCTTCGAGGTGACCGATCCAGGCCGAGCACAGCGGCTCGTTGAGGGTGGCCCAGTGGGACACCCGGTCGCCCAGGCGCTCGGCGACGACCGAGGCGTACGCGGCGAAGTGCTCGGCGGTCTCCCGCTCGGGCCAGCCGCCCCGGTCCTGGAGGACCTGCGGGAGGTCCCAGTGGTAGAGGGTGACGGACGGGGTGATCCCGGCCGCGAGGAGGCCGTCGATCAGCCTATCGTAGAAGTCGAGCCCTTTGGCGTTGACGGGGCCCGCGCCGTCGGGCACGACGCGGGGCCACGCGATCGACAACCGGTAGGCGCCGACGCCCAGTTGACGCATCAATGCCACGTCCTGCGGCCAGCGGTGGTAGTGGTCGCAGGCGGTGTCCCCGTGGTCGTCGTTGTCGATCTTTCCGGGGGTGTGGGAGAAGGTGTCCCAGATGGAGGGCGCTCGGCCGTCCTCGTCGACGGCCCCCTCGATCTGGTACGCCGAGGTGGCCGTGCCCCACAGGAAGTCGTGCGGAAGAGCGGCGAGGTCGATCGGTGCGGACACGGAAGTCCCTTTCGGAATAAGGGTATTGGTCACTTGACGGCGCCCGCCGTCAGACCGGTGACGAGGTAGCGCTGAAGCAGCAGGAATCCCGCGACCACGGGCACGCTCACCACGAGCGAGGCCGCCATGATCTGGTTCCAGTACACGTCGTTGAGCGTGGAGTAGCCCTGGAGGCCCACGGCGAGGGTGCGGGTCTCGTCGTTGGTCATGACGGACGCGAACAGGACTTCGCCCCAGGCCGTCATGAAGGCGTAGACGGCGACCGCGACGATGCCGGGGACGGCGGCGGGAACCACGACGCGCAACAGCGCCCCGAGCGG
Protein-coding sequences here:
- a CDS encoding GH1 family beta-glucosidase, with amino-acid sequence MSAPIDLAALPHDFLWGTATSAYQIEGAVDEDGRAPSIWDTFSHTPGKIDNDDHGDTACDHYHRWPQDVALMRQLGVGAYRLSIAWPRVVPDGAGPVNAKGLDFYDRLIDGLLAAGITPSVTLYHWDLPQVLQDRGGWPERETAEHFAAYASVVAERLGDRVSHWATLNEPLCSAWIGHLEGRMAPGLTDLTAAVRASYHLLLGHGLATQAVRAAAPGAQIGIVNNLSPVHAATDHPEDRAAARRVDGHVNRWWLDPVHGRGFPGDMREVYGVDLPEQPGDLATIAAPLDWLGLNYYFPAYVVDDPNGPVPHGRSVRREDVPRTGMDWEIEAEGIESLLMRLTDEYGARKIYVTENGSSFPDAVQPDGAVDDPERTDYLERHLAACASAVRRGAPLAGYFAWSLLDNFEWAYGYDKRFGLVHVDYRTQARTIKASGHRYADLVRAHRALHSRAA